The proteins below are encoded in one region of Arthrobacter sp. CJ23:
- a CDS encoding DUF3145 domain-containing protein produces the protein MSVAMTRGVLFVHSAPTALCPHVEWAIGSVVDKRTDLEWTAQPAAPGMYRAELSWTGAPGTGAQLASSLRGWAHLRYEVTEEPSQGVDGARWSHTPDLGIFHAVTDVHGNIMVTEDRIRYAYESGAGDPSAVYHELSLALGEAWDEELEPFRHAAEGAPVRWLHQVG, from the coding sequence ATGTCTGTTGCAATGACCCGTGGTGTTTTGTTTGTTCACTCGGCCCCTACCGCGTTGTGCCCTCACGTTGAGTGGGCCATCGGATCGGTCGTGGACAAGCGGACCGATCTTGAGTGGACCGCTCAACCTGCTGCACCCGGAATGTACCGGGCGGAGTTGTCGTGGACAGGCGCACCGGGTACCGGGGCGCAGCTTGCTTCATCGCTGCGTGGCTGGGCCCACCTGCGCTATGAGGTCACGGAGGAACCCAGCCAGGGAGTGGACGGTGCGCGCTGGTCGCACACCCCCGATCTCGGCATCTTCCACGCCGTCACGGACGTCCACGGCAACATCATGGTTACCGAGGACCGCATCCGCTATGCCTATGAATCCGGCGCCGGCGATCCCTCCGCCGTCTACCACGAGCTTTCACTGGCCTTGGGCGAGGCCTGGGACGAGGAACTCGAGCCGTTCCGGCACGCCGCCGAGGGCGCCCCGGTGCGCTGGCTCCACCAGGTCGGCTAG
- the dprA gene encoding DNA-processing protein DprA: protein MNTQATTDTKRLARAALSRLMEPQDAAGLALVQAAGAVDGLRIATGQLKAGPELEQEITALLAGDGTGSWPGITASLKRWAPRVADLAPERDLATMKRLGGRMIVPGDELWPVQLSDLGIQEPLCLWWRGSEVEIPPARRTIALVGSRDSTSYGASVTGDFAHGLGQRGYTVVSGGAYGIDAHAHRGALSGGTGPMPTIAVMAGGVDRFYPSGNEDLLRAVANQGAVLAEVPPGSAPTRYRFLQRNRLIAALAGVTVVVEARWRSGALNTAHHAETIGRAVGAVPGSIHSANSAGCHRLLRDGGAVCVTDVGEIAELAGASGEELPAEQEGLAAAHDGLTLEDLILLDALPLRSTSSVDKLAVVAGLSPEAVRAGLGRLGLLGLAASERGAWKRSKDG from the coding sequence ATGAACACGCAGGCCACAACGGACACCAAACGCCTGGCCCGGGCAGCCCTGTCGCGGCTCATGGAGCCACAGGACGCGGCAGGCCTGGCGCTCGTCCAGGCGGCAGGAGCCGTCGACGGCCTGCGCATCGCGACGGGCCAGTTGAAGGCCGGCCCGGAGCTCGAACAGGAAATCACTGCCTTGCTCGCCGGTGACGGAACCGGTTCATGGCCCGGGATCACGGCGTCCCTGAAGCGTTGGGCGCCCCGGGTGGCCGATCTGGCTCCCGAGCGGGACCTGGCCACCATGAAGCGGCTGGGCGGCAGGATGATCGTCCCCGGCGACGAGCTCTGGCCCGTCCAGCTGTCGGACCTCGGCATCCAGGAGCCTCTGTGCCTCTGGTGGCGCGGCAGCGAGGTGGAGATTCCGCCAGCCAGGCGCACCATCGCGCTGGTGGGTTCCCGGGACAGCACCAGCTACGGCGCCTCCGTCACAGGCGACTTCGCCCATGGGCTGGGACAACGCGGGTACACGGTGGTCTCCGGCGGCGCGTACGGCATTGATGCCCACGCGCACCGCGGGGCCTTGAGCGGCGGCACCGGCCCGATGCCCACCATCGCAGTCATGGCAGGGGGCGTGGACCGCTTCTATCCTTCCGGCAACGAGGACCTGCTGCGGGCGGTGGCCAACCAGGGTGCGGTGCTCGCCGAGGTGCCTCCCGGCTCGGCCCCCACCAGGTACAGGTTTCTCCAGCGCAACAGGCTCATTGCCGCGCTGGCTGGCGTCACGGTGGTGGTCGAGGCGCGCTGGCGCTCCGGCGCCTTGAACACGGCGCACCACGCGGAAACGATCGGCCGGGCTGTTGGCGCGGTTCCCGGTTCGATACACAGTGCCAATTCCGCCGGCTGCCACCGGCTGCTCCGGGATGGAGGCGCTGTGTGCGTTACCGATGTGGGGGAGATCGCCGAGCTTGCCGGGGCCAGTGGCGAGGAGCTGCCCGCGGAACAGGAAGGGCTTGCGGCCGCGCACGACGGACTCACGCTCGAGGACCTGATCCTGCTCGATGCCCTTCCGCTGCGCTCCACGAGCTCCGTGGACAAGCTCGCCGTCGTGGCAGGGCTCAGCCCCGAAGCAGTCCGGGCGGGACTGGGCCGTCTGGGCCTGCTCGGCCTGGCTGCGTCCGAGCGCGGCGCCTGGAAGAGGTCCAAGGACGGTTGA
- a CDS encoding ACP S-malonyltransferase, producing the protein MLAIVCPGQGSQTPGFLAPWLELPSAEGHLAALSEIAGIDLKAHGTTSDEETIKDTAVAQPLIVAAGLVAAKSLFDVELSTLPVVLAGHSVGEITASALAGVLSEAEAMTFVRERANSMAAAAAVTPTGMSAVVGGDPAEVLAAIEAAGATPANVNGAGQTVAAGTFEQLKALAENPPAKARVIPLKVAGAFHTSHMAPAVSALEALQPSLKPHDPAVPLLSNFDGKEVSAGAAAVESLIAQVSRPVRWDLCMETLVQRGVTGLIELAPAGTLAGLAKRGMPGVKTVAVKTPDDLSAALALFAELEGQA; encoded by the coding sequence GTGCTTGCAATCGTCTGCCCTGGACAGGGCTCCCAGACCCCTGGTTTTTTGGCCCCCTGGCTGGAACTGCCTTCCGCGGAGGGCCATCTGGCCGCCCTGAGCGAGATCGCAGGCATTGATCTCAAGGCCCACGGCACCACCTCGGATGAAGAGACCATCAAGGACACCGCCGTCGCGCAGCCCCTGATCGTCGCGGCAGGCCTTGTGGCCGCCAAGTCGCTGTTCGACGTCGAGCTCAGCACGCTGCCCGTGGTTCTTGCCGGGCACTCCGTCGGTGAAATCACGGCCTCGGCCCTGGCTGGCGTGCTCAGCGAGGCCGAAGCCATGACCTTCGTCCGGGAGCGTGCCAACAGCATGGCCGCCGCGGCCGCCGTCACGCCGACCGGCATGAGCGCCGTGGTCGGCGGCGACCCCGCAGAGGTCCTGGCCGCCATCGAGGCTGCCGGTGCCACTCCCGCCAACGTCAACGGTGCTGGCCAGACCGTCGCCGCAGGCACCTTCGAACAGCTCAAGGCCCTGGCCGAGAACCCGCCGGCAAAGGCCCGTGTGATCCCGCTCAAGGTCGCAGGCGCCTTCCACACCTCGCACATGGCACCGGCCGTGAGCGCCCTGGAAGCACTGCAGCCGTCCCTGAAGCCGCATGACCCGGCCGTCCCTCTGCTGTCCAACTTCGACGGCAAGGAAGTCAGCGCCGGTGCTGCCGCCGTCGAGAGCCTGATCGCCCAGGTCTCCCGCCCCGTCCGCTGGGATCTCTGCATGGAGACCCTGGTGCAGCGCGGTGTAACCGGCCTGATCGAGCTGGCCCCGGCCGGCACCCTCGCCGGGCTCGCCAAGCGCGGCATGCCCGGCGTCAAGACCGTCGCTGTCAAGACCCCGGACGACCTCTCCGCGGCCCTGGCACTCTTCGCCGAACTGGAGGGACAGGCATGA
- a CDS encoding acyl carrier protein encodes MASNEEILAGLAEIVNEETGLATEAVELDKSFTEDLDIDSISMMTIVVNAEEKFGVRIPDEEVKNLKTVGDAVSFIANAQA; translated from the coding sequence ATGGCTAGCAACGAAGAAATCCTGGCCGGCCTGGCTGAAATCGTGAACGAAGAGACCGGCCTGGCCACCGAGGCTGTGGAGCTGGACAAGTCCTTCACCGAGGACCTGGACATCGACTCCATCTCCATGATGACCATCGTGGTCAACGCTGAAGAGAAGTTCGGCGTCCGCATCCCGGACGAAGAGGTCAAGAACCTCAAGACCGTCGGCGACGCCGTCAGCTTCATCGCAAACGCCCAGGCCTAG
- a CDS encoding beta-ketoacyl synthase produces the protein MARKVVITGLGATTPIGGDVPTMWKNALKGVSGAHTLEDEWVAKYELPVHFAARCSTPALDVLSRVEAKRMDPSTQFGVIAAREAWADSGITEVDHDRLAVAFATGIGGVWTLLDAWDTLKEKGPRRVLPMTVPMLMPNGVAAAVSLDLGARAGAHTPVSACASGTEALHLGLELIRSGKADVVMCGGAEAAIHPMPLAAFSSMQALSRRNDEPERASRPYDIDRDGFVMGEGAGALVLEAEEHALARGARIYAELAGTSVTADAYHITAPDPQGLGATRALKAAMFDGRIQAEDVVHVNAHATSTPVGDKPEYTALRAALGAHVDNVAVSATKSQMGHLLGASGAVEAVLTVLAVYERKAPVTINLENQDPEIPLDVVTSVRDLPAGDIVALSNSFGFGGHNAVIAVRNV, from the coding sequence ATGGCACGCAAAGTAGTCATAACCGGTCTGGGGGCCACCACTCCCATCGGCGGCGACGTACCCACAATGTGGAAGAACGCGCTGAAAGGGGTCTCCGGTGCCCACACGCTCGAAGACGAGTGGGTGGCCAAGTACGAGCTCCCCGTCCACTTTGCTGCCCGGTGCTCCACGCCGGCGCTGGATGTCCTGAGCCGCGTCGAGGCCAAGCGCATGGACCCGTCCACGCAGTTCGGCGTCATCGCGGCGCGCGAAGCCTGGGCTGATTCCGGCATCACCGAGGTTGACCACGACCGCCTTGCCGTGGCCTTCGCCACCGGCATCGGCGGCGTCTGGACGCTCCTGGATGCCTGGGACACGCTCAAGGAAAAGGGCCCCCGCCGGGTCCTGCCCATGACGGTTCCGATGCTCATGCCCAACGGCGTGGCCGCAGCCGTCAGCCTTGACCTCGGCGCCCGTGCCGGCGCGCACACCCCGGTGTCCGCCTGCGCTTCCGGCACCGAGGCCCTGCACCTGGGCCTGGAGCTCATCCGCTCCGGCAAGGCCGACGTTGTGATGTGCGGTGGCGCCGAGGCCGCCATCCACCCCATGCCGCTGGCTGCCTTCTCGTCGATGCAGGCGCTCTCGCGCCGCAACGACGAGCCCGAGCGCGCGTCCCGCCCGTACGACATCGACCGCGACGGTTTCGTCATGGGTGAAGGTGCCGGCGCCTTGGTGCTCGAGGCCGAGGAACACGCCCTTGCCCGTGGCGCCCGCATCTATGCCGAACTTGCAGGCACCTCGGTCACTGCCGACGCCTACCACATCACCGCCCCGGACCCGCAGGGCCTGGGCGCCACCCGTGCGCTCAAGGCTGCCATGTTCGATGGCCGCATCCAGGCCGAGGACGTGGTGCACGTGAACGCGCATGCAACCTCCACCCCCGTTGGCGACAAGCCCGAGTACACGGCGCTGCGCGCCGCCCTGGGCGCCCACGTGGACAACGTGGCGGTCTCCGCCACCAAATCGCAGATGGGGCACCTGCTGGGCGCCTCCGGCGCCGTTGAGGCCGTGCTCACGGTCCTCGCGGTGTACGAGCGCAAGGCTCCGGTGACGATCAACCTTGAGAACCAGGATCCGGAGATCCCGCTCGACGTCGTGACGTCCGTGCGTGATCTGCCCGCCGGTGACATCGTGGCGCTGAGCAACTCGTTCGGTTTCGGCGGCCACAACGCCGTCATCGCCGTCCGCAACGTCTAG
- a CDS encoding beta-ketoacyl-ACP synthase III translates to MSTPVLKQAPINAHSRIVGIGAYRPDVIVTNDDVCQWIDSSDEWIRQRTGIVTRHRAAANVSVIDMAEGAAREALKHAGIEASQLGAVIVSTVTHPFATPSAAAALTDRLGATPAPAFDISAACAGYCYGVAQGDALVRSGAAEYVLVVGAEKLSDVIDNHERTISFLLGDGAGAVVIGPSDTPGIAPSVWGSDGSKWDAIGMTHSLDDVRALGESARHSDESDDQAILEAAQDVWPTLRQDGQTVFRWAVWEMAKVAQQALDAAGVEASDLAAFVPHQANMRIIDEMVKKLKLPETVVVARDIAESGNTSAASIPLATHRLLQENPELSGGLSLQIGFGAGLVFGAQVVVLP, encoded by the coding sequence ATGAGCACTCCCGTACTCAAGCAGGCACCAATCAACGCACACTCGCGCATCGTCGGCATCGGGGCGTACCGCCCGGATGTGATCGTCACCAACGACGACGTCTGCCAGTGGATCGATTCCTCCGATGAATGGATCCGCCAGCGCACCGGCATCGTGACCCGGCACCGCGCCGCCGCCAACGTCAGCGTGATCGACATGGCCGAAGGCGCAGCCCGCGAGGCACTCAAGCACGCCGGCATCGAAGCGTCCCAGCTGGGTGCCGTCATCGTCTCCACCGTGACCCACCCGTTTGCCACGCCGTCCGCTGCCGCCGCCCTCACCGACCGTTTGGGCGCGACGCCGGCACCCGCCTTCGACATCTCCGCCGCCTGCGCGGGCTACTGCTACGGCGTGGCCCAAGGCGACGCCCTGGTGCGCTCCGGCGCTGCCGAGTATGTCCTGGTGGTCGGCGCCGAGAAGCTCTCGGATGTCATCGACAACCACGAGCGCACCATCTCCTTCCTTCTCGGCGATGGCGCCGGCGCCGTGGTGATCGGTCCGTCCGACACGCCCGGCATCGCTCCCTCCGTGTGGGGTTCCGACGGCAGCAAGTGGGACGCCATCGGCATGACGCACTCGCTCGACGACGTCCGCGCACTCGGCGAGTCCGCCCGCCACTCCGACGAGTCGGACGACCAGGCGATCCTTGAGGCCGCGCAGGATGTTTGGCCGACGCTGCGCCAGGACGGCCAGACGGTCTTCCGCTGGGCCGTGTGGGAGATGGCAAAGGTTGCCCAGCAGGCCCTGGATGCCGCGGGCGTCGAGGCCTCGGACCTGGCCGCCTTTGTCCCGCACCAGGCCAACATGCGGATCATCGACGAGATGGTCAAGAAGCTGAAGCTCCCGGAAACAGTGGTGGTGGCACGCGACATCGCCGAGTCCGGCAACACTTCGGCAGCGTCCATCCCGCTGGCCACGCACCGCCTGCTCCAGGAAAACCCGGAGCTCAGCGGTGGCCTGTCCCTGCAGATCGGCTTCGGCGCCGGCCTGGTCTTCGGCGCGCAGGTAGTGGTGCTGCCGTAG
- a CDS encoding CdaR family transcriptional regulator, translated as MAEPSETPAKRKAPSRALTPEKAVTLKQLRANVGQLSTTIMRQLEKSLPWYSRLSSDERSALGLVAQNGIAAFVTWYERPSSPSWILTDVFGNAPTELTRSISLQKALQLIRIVVEVVEDQVPVIAPESDQPSLREAVLRYSREVAFAAADVYARAAESRGSWDTRLEALIVDAILRGENTDALRSRIAALGWKAQERFTVMVGNSPSEPSASYVSELRRTAGRYAEDALVGIQGDRLILILGGVQDRDTAYVKLSELFAPGAVVYGPEAGSLLEASSSAQAAFAGLTAAKAWPSAPRPVAADDLLPERVVSGDDAARRSLVKNIYRPLLAASNGLVETLGTYLELGHSLEATARELFVHANTVRYRLKRVCDVTGWDPLLPREAFVLQTALVVGRLSAQPKASSERHGSRSQN; from the coding sequence ATGGCAGAGCCCTCAGAGACCCCCGCGAAGCGCAAAGCGCCGTCGCGTGCATTGACGCCGGAAAAGGCGGTGACGCTGAAACAGCTCCGCGCCAATGTGGGCCAGCTGTCCACCACCATCATGCGCCAGCTGGAGAAGTCGCTGCCCTGGTACAGCCGCCTCAGCTCCGATGAACGCTCGGCGCTCGGCTTGGTGGCCCAGAACGGCATCGCCGCCTTCGTGACCTGGTACGAGCGGCCGAGTTCACCGTCGTGGATCCTCACGGACGTCTTCGGCAATGCCCCCACGGAGTTGACGCGCTCCATCAGCCTGCAGAAGGCGCTCCAGCTGATCCGGATTGTGGTGGAGGTTGTGGAGGACCAGGTGCCGGTGATCGCGCCGGAATCGGACCAGCCCTCGCTGCGCGAGGCCGTGCTGCGGTATTCGCGCGAGGTGGCTTTCGCCGCCGCCGATGTCTATGCGCGTGCAGCCGAGTCCCGGGGTTCCTGGGACACGCGGCTTGAGGCCCTCATTGTCGATGCCATCCTGCGCGGAGAGAACACCGACGCCTTGCGCTCCAGGATCGCGGCGCTCGGCTGGAAGGCACAGGAGAGGTTCACCGTGATGGTGGGCAACTCGCCGTCGGAACCCAGTGCCAGCTATGTCAGCGAGCTGCGCCGCACCGCGGGACGCTATGCCGAGGACGCGCTGGTGGGCATCCAGGGAGACCGGCTGATCCTCATCCTGGGCGGCGTGCAGGACCGCGACACGGCGTATGTGAAGCTAAGTGAATTGTTTGCCCCGGGCGCCGTGGTGTACGGGCCTGAGGCCGGTTCACTGCTGGAGGCAAGCAGTTCCGCTCAGGCGGCGTTCGCGGGCCTCACCGCCGCGAAGGCCTGGCCGTCCGCCCCCCGCCCCGTGGCGGCCGACGATCTCCTGCCGGAGCGGGTGGTGTCGGGCGACGACGCCGCCCGTCGCTCACTCGTGAAGAACATCTACCGGCCGCTGCTGGCCGCCTCCAACGGACTGGTGGAAACGCTGGGGACGTACCTGGAACTGGGCCATTCGCTCGAGGCAACCGCCCGTGAACTGTTCGTCCATGCGAACACGGTGCGCTACCGTTTGAAGCGCGTCTGCGATGTCACCGGATGGGATCCGCTGCTGCCGCGGGAGGCTTTTGTCCTCCAAACGGCGCTGGTGGTGGGAAGGCTTTCGGCCCAGCCGAAGGCCTCGTCCGAACGACACGGATCACGTTCACAGAACTGA
- a CDS encoding DUF3052 domain-containing protein, with protein sequence MSEADAATSVNVAERLGFKDGDLIQELGYDDDVDMDLRDDIEDVTGSELLDEDDHEVVDAVIFWWRDGDGDLVDALVDSLTTLTEGGVVWVLTPKSGRDNYVSPADIQDAAPTAGLHLTTSAGVSKDWSATRLVARKKNK encoded by the coding sequence GTGAGCGAGGCCGACGCCGCGACATCGGTAAATGTGGCGGAACGATTGGGTTTCAAGGACGGGGATCTGATCCAGGAACTCGGTTACGACGACGACGTCGACATGGACCTGCGTGACGATATTGAAGACGTCACGGGTTCCGAGTTACTGGATGAAGACGACCACGAAGTTGTAGACGCCGTTATTTTCTGGTGGCGTGACGGCGACGGCGACCTTGTGGATGCCCTGGTTGATTCGCTGACCACGCTGACGGAAGGCGGGGTCGTCTGGGTCCTAACCCCCAAGTCCGGCCGTGACAACTACGTTTCCCCGGCAGACATCCAGGACGCCGCACCCACGGCAGGCCTGCACCTCACCACCTCCGCAGGGGTGTCCAAGGACTGGAGCGCCACGCGCCTTGTGGCGCGGAAGAAGAACAAGTGA
- the aceE gene encoding pyruvate dehydrogenase (acetyl-transferring), homodimeric type, producing the protein MDAPKERLDVAAGEETSHILSGLTAQLPDRDPEETAEWIESLDALIQEQGTERAQYIMRSLLQRAGARSVGVPMVTTTDYVNTIPVDQEAPFPGNEEYERRYRAYMRWNAAVMVHRAQRADIGVGGHISTYAGAATLYEVGFNHFFRGKDHATGGDQVFFQGHASPGMYARAFMEGRLSEEDLDGFRQEKSKEGHALSSYPHPRLMPGFWEFPTVSMGIGPMNAIYQAQSNRYLADRGIKDTSGQQVWAFLGDGEMDEPESRGLLQLAANENLDNLNFVINCNLQRLDGPVRGNGKIMQELEAFFRGAGWNVIKVVWGREWDALLEKDQDGSLVQIMNETVDGDYQTYKAESGGFVREHFFGKTPQTKDMVADLSDEQIWQLKRGGHDYRKVYAAYKAATEFKGKPTVILAKTVKGYGLGPHFEGRNATHQMKKLTMEDLKAFRDHLRIPITDEQLDADLYRPPYYHPGMDAPEIKYMMERRAELGGFVPERRSNHATVALPEEKSYEVSKRGSGKQQAATTMAFVRLLKDLMRDKNFGKRFVPVVPDESRTFGMDAFFPTAKIYNPKGQNYLSVDRDLVLAYKESPLGQLIHPGINEAGAVAAFTAAGTAYATHGEPLVPIYVFYSMFGFQRTGDAFWAAADQMTRGFIIGATAGRTTLTGEGLQHADGHSPLLASTNPAVLTYDPAYGYEIGHIIRDGLERMYGPASGDRNLMYYLTVYNEPITQPKEPENLDLEGVLKGIYLLAPAKTEGPRAQLLASGVSVPWALDAQAILANDWGVSADVWSVTSWNELRRDGLAAEEEAFLNPGAPARTPFVARQLAGATGPVVAVSDYMKAVPDQIRQFLPNEFASLGADGFGFSDTRQAARRFFKNDTHSIVVKTLQLLARRGEVDAQAPAQAIEKYRLLDVNAGTTGGSGGDA; encoded by the coding sequence ATGGATGCGCCTAAAGAGAGGTTGGACGTGGCTGCAGGAGAAGAGACCTCCCATATCCTCAGCGGGTTGACTGCCCAGCTGCCTGATCGTGATCCGGAAGAGACCGCGGAGTGGATCGAGTCCCTGGATGCGTTGATCCAGGAGCAGGGCACGGAGCGTGCCCAGTACATCATGCGCAGCCTGCTGCAGCGGGCCGGTGCCCGTTCGGTGGGCGTGCCGATGGTGACCACCACGGACTACGTGAACACGATCCCGGTGGACCAGGAAGCGCCGTTCCCCGGGAACGAGGAGTACGAGCGCCGCTACCGGGCGTACATGCGCTGGAACGCGGCGGTCATGGTGCACCGGGCCCAGCGGGCCGACATCGGCGTGGGCGGGCACATCTCGACCTATGCCGGGGCCGCGACCCTGTACGAGGTCGGCTTCAACCACTTCTTCCGCGGCAAGGACCACGCCACGGGCGGGGACCAGGTCTTCTTCCAGGGCCATGCCTCCCCCGGCATGTACGCCCGGGCGTTCATGGAGGGCCGGCTTTCGGAGGAGGACCTGGACGGCTTCCGGCAGGAGAAGTCCAAGGAAGGCCACGCCCTGTCCTCCTACCCGCACCCGCGGCTGATGCCCGGGTTCTGGGAGTTCCCCACGGTGTCCATGGGCATCGGCCCGATGAACGCGATCTACCAGGCCCAGTCCAACCGCTACCTGGCCGACCGGGGCATCAAGGACACCTCCGGCCAGCAGGTCTGGGCGTTCCTGGGCGACGGCGAGATGGACGAGCCCGAGTCCCGCGGCCTGCTCCAGCTCGCCGCGAACGAGAACCTGGACAACCTGAACTTCGTCATCAACTGCAACCTCCAGCGCCTGGACGGCCCGGTCCGGGGCAACGGCAAGATCATGCAGGAACTGGAGGCGTTCTTCCGCGGCGCGGGCTGGAACGTGATCAAGGTCGTCTGGGGCCGGGAATGGGATGCCCTGCTCGAGAAGGACCAGGACGGCTCCCTGGTGCAGATCATGAACGAGACCGTGGACGGGGACTACCAGACCTACAAGGCCGAGTCCGGCGGCTTCGTCCGCGAGCACTTCTTCGGCAAGACCCCGCAGACCAAGGACATGGTCGCGGACCTGTCCGACGAGCAGATCTGGCAGCTCAAGCGCGGCGGCCACGACTACCGCAAGGTCTACGCCGCGTACAAGGCCGCCACCGAGTTCAAGGGCAAGCCCACCGTCATCCTCGCCAAGACCGTCAAGGGCTACGGCCTCGGACCCCACTTCGAGGGACGCAACGCGACCCACCAGATGAAGAAGCTCACCATGGAGGACCTCAAGGCCTTCCGTGACCACCTGCGCATCCCCATCACGGACGAGCAGCTGGACGCCGACCTCTACCGGCCGCCGTACTACCACCCCGGCATGGACGCCCCGGAAATCAAGTACATGATGGAACGCCGCGCCGAGCTGGGCGGTTTCGTCCCGGAACGCCGCAGCAACCACGCCACCGTGGCCCTGCCCGAGGAGAAGTCCTACGAGGTCTCCAAGCGCGGTTCGGGCAAGCAGCAGGCCGCCACCACCATGGCCTTCGTGCGCCTGCTCAAGGACCTGATGCGGGACAAGAACTTCGGCAAGCGCTTCGTGCCCGTGGTTCCGGATGAGTCGCGGACCTTCGGGATGGACGCGTTCTTCCCCACCGCGAAGATCTACAACCCCAAGGGACAGAACTACCTCTCCGTGGACCGCGACCTCGTCCTGGCCTACAAGGAATCCCCCCTGGGCCAGCTCATCCACCCCGGCATCAACGAAGCCGGCGCCGTCGCGGCCTTCACCGCCGCCGGCACCGCCTACGCCACCCACGGCGAACCCCTGGTCCCGATCTACGTGTTCTACTCCATGTTCGGCTTCCAGCGCACCGGCGACGCCTTCTGGGCCGCCGCGGACCAGATGACCCGCGGCTTCATCATCGGCGCCACCGCAGGACGGACCACCCTCACCGGCGAAGGACTCCAGCACGCCGACGGCCACTCCCCCCTGCTCGCCTCCACCAACCCGGCCGTCCTCACCTACGACCCCGCCTACGGCTACGAAATCGGCCACATCATCCGCGACGGCCTCGAACGCATGTACGGGCCCGCCTCCGGAGACCGGAACCTCATGTACTACCTCACCGTGTACAACGAGCCGATCACCCAGCCCAAGGAGCCGGAGAACCTGGACCTGGAAGGCGTGCTCAAGGGCATCTACCTGCTGGCCCCGGCCAAGACCGAAGGCCCCCGCGCCCAGCTCCTGGCCTCCGGCGTGTCCGTGCCCTGGGCCCTGGACGCCCAGGCCATCCTCGCCAACGACTGGGGCGTCTCGGCCGACGTCTGGTCCGTGACCTCCTGGAACGAACTGCGCCGCGACGGCCTCGCCGCCGAGGAAGAGGCCTTCCTCAACCCCGGCGCCCCGGCCCGGACCCCCTTCGTGGCCCGGCAGCTCGCCGGCGCCACCGGACCCGTCGTGGCCGTCTCGGACTACATGAAGGCCGTCCCGGACCAGATCCGCCAGTTCCTCCCGAACGAGTTCGCCTCCCTCGGCGCGGACGGCTTCGGCTTCTCCGACACCCGCCAGGCAGCCCGCCGCTTCTTCAAGAACGACACCCACTCCATCGTCGTGAAGACCCTGCAGCTCCTGGCCCGCCGCGGCGAAGTGGACGCACAGGCACCGGCACAGGCCATCGAGAAGTACCGTCTCCTCGATGTCAACGCCGGCACCACCGGCGGCTCGGGCGGCGACGCCTAA